Within Zootoca vivipara chromosome 17, rZooViv1.1, whole genome shotgun sequence, the genomic segment CCGGCTCTCAGAGTAAGAAAGAGCGATTAAActgcaaaataataaatgaatgatgCATTAAAACCACCACCATCTGTGCACTGTAGTAGGATTGCCAATCGATCAGAAAATAAAATGGGCCATTAGGTTTTATAAGTAGACATCAAAATATTTGCAGATCAAATGACTGtaaaaacaggaacaggaagcGGAAAAATGAGTGCCAACTCTACTCAGTCAGCAATCCTGTGGAGAGAGTGTAGTTACCATAGGGAGACCCACACCATAGGTATGTTATAGGAAAATAAGGtataaagcacatccaatgcacatttaagcacaccacttcccccagagaatcctgggggcctgcctcacagagctacagttcccagcaactgtaAGAAATTACAGTTTCCACCATTCTTTggtggaagtcatgtgctttctaTGTGTAttggatgtgctttcaatgtatggagtgGATCTGCTCGAAATCTACCATTTTAATGTAATTTCTTTTTCCAGGAACAACTTTTCTAAGCTTTGTGCAAGTGAGCCCTTTGTTCATGGGGCTGTAAAGAAGAAAATTTCCTGTACATTGTAAGGCAGGACTGGGGAACCTCtttgtgcccccccacccccaccccatttccagcCTCGCTGGGGGAAAGCATtctccctaaccactggccatgctggctgtggggggggggagagttggagTCTCAGCGACACCTGCAGAGCATTTCATTGGCTACtgaagtcctcatggaaattcaacAATGTTTTAgattgaatttctcctaacatacacataCTTGTGTGCAATTCTGCCCAATTTTTACAAAGGAATAATTCCTtttatgcaatgcatttttgtgcactgtTTTCACTAattcatgcacactttacccccaAATTGTTTTGGAGAGTGTGCATCAGGCAGGTTTATCTAACAGTGCGGATGGATtggcctctccccccaccccccacccaccttccTAGCACTGATGCTGTTGTGCCCTTCAAACTACCTCCTATTTAAGCCGAGCTATTTTCCTGCTGGCAGACGTGGATCTTTTTTCTCCGGGCTTTTTATGTTTTCCTAAAATGGGCATATAATTTATGAGTACCTACTCTGTCTCACTCGCTCGGCAATCGTTGGGGACCAAAGAATTTCCCTCGCCTTCTATTTCCAGAGCAAAAAAACCTCTTCAGAATTTCCAGTTCGgttttctcctctttcccccccctcttatTCTTTTTACCAAACCATGGGAAATTAAAACTGGAGgtgctgaggtgtgtgtgtggggggggggggttggaaatcAAAGCACAGAATAAATGTGTTCCTTTTAGCTTCCGTCAGCCTTTCATTCCCCCACACCCCCTGCCCCAGCGTGTGGCTAGGATCTCTGCTGTGGTGGGAGGCTGGTTGAGTTATGCACATTCTAGTGCTGCCAAGTAATTCGATCGTGGGTGTCTTGATCCCATCAGCACACTGCACCTCGCAGCCAGtcccttagctcagtggtagagcatctgttgaAGTTCCTGGGTTCAAACCCCTGCATCTCCTGTGAGAGTTGGTAGAGACCCTTCTAGGAAATTTTGGTGCCTTCTGCCTGCATAGCAGATGCTCTGCAGTGACCCGCGGATCTTCCAAATAAAACAGGAACACAAGAAGGAGACCTGAACTGAGTCAGtcccatgggtccatctagctcagcattgtctacactgaccggcagcagctctccaaaattTCATAGGAAAGTCTCTACCACCTGGATTTTAAtgctcctgtttttatttttttattttgctttaattttcttactgtttaaatgggtttatttattttttgcttttgttaaatTTCCTTGGGGGCCCCTGTTTAGGACCAAATGGTAGCATGAAAATGTTTTAATCAATAAATGCCCTCTCCACTTGCTCAGAGTCACTCTAGACACATGTTGCTTGAAGGGTGAGGCCAGGAATTAGGTGTGCACAATCTCTAGACATCTGCCTCGAAAAGAATCTTTGACTGTTGAAGAAGCCTTGAATTCTGTTAAACCCCCAAACATCATTTCAAacgcacattttttttttattcgaCCACTTGGACTCCATCTCCTATCCACCCCTGTGGGAGACCTACAAGCCTGTCCTAGTGTGGCTGTAAAAAAAAGCCCTTAACTTCAATTTTTGAAACTTAAAACAATTTGAAGAGAAACTGCAACCATTAAACTGCAAGAGGTTCAATGCTATCATGTGGGTTGAATGGGGAGGAGACAAAGCGGTTTTTAAAATCCCACTACTGTACATGTCTTTATTGGCTTGCCAATGTTGGACTCTGTTACCAtaaaagcatagaattgtagagttggatgaggCCTTGAGCATCAACTAGTctggtgtttcccaaacttgggtctctagctgcttttggatacaattcccatcatccctgggatGATATCTATCCCTATCTAGGGATAATGGGAAATGGGCAACACTGActaatccccacccacccaccattgcaatgcaggaattgcaactagAGCACttatgacagatggtcatccagcaacaactgttttgtgaattaccactgtatattactttttattcttatttattccctcccctttctcctgaAGGAGTTCAAGGAACAACACATTAGAAAATAGATACAACCGAAAACAAAATAAGTTAAAACTAAAACAGTCAAACTGCTACTCCAGCAGGAAAGGAATAGCAAGCTAATGACAACAATTGTCATCCAAAGGCCAAGATAAACAAATGTGTCTTAAACGCATGCCAAAATACTGACAGTGCGAAGGACAAGCATAAACGATAGTATGGATGAGTCACTTTAGGCTTAGGAGCAAATATGGCCCTCCGGGCAAGACTTAAAGCGTAGCCACTTGTGGGACTAGTAGCGGCATCttcaagggtaaaggtaaagggacccctgaccattaggtccagtcgtgaccgactctggggttgcgcgctcatctcacattattggccgagggagccggcgtatagcttccaggtcatgtggccagcatgacaaagctgcttctggcaaaccagagcagcacatggaaacgccgtttaccttcccgctgtagcggttcctatttatctacttgcattttgacgtgctttcgaactgctaggttggcaggagctgggaccaagcaacgggagctcaccccgtcacagggattcgaaccgccgaccttctgatcagcaagccctaggctcagtggtttaaccacagcgccacctgggtccctgggcatcttcaagggtagccccatgtaaaatgcactgcagtagtccagtcATGAAAGGCTTGCTGAAACGCAGCAAGGAATGGGGATAGCAGGTAAACCAGCCAGAGCTGGAAATAAGCACTTGCTGCTGAAGCCACCAGTGACAGTAATGGATCCAGGATTATCCCCAAGCTATTGGTTTTCCTCATCCCCAAATATAGGAATTGCCTGTCATTAGCACTATTGCTGGCATTCAGTTGAAATTTATTGAACTTCAGAAAGTGGTCCAGCACCTGTACATCCTCCCCTGATTTGGATGGAGAGATAGAGCTCCCAGGTTACTGGAAGACTACTCCCAACGGTAGGTAGCACAGGAGGCAGAATAGACAGAATAGACAGACCCCCTGAGGGATCCCAATGCCCCCAAACCATGTGGCCAAGCTCTACTTTCTGGTAGGAGCAGAGCCACTGTAGAGCAGGGACTCCAAGTCGGAACCCCAAATCATTCCAGAAAGTAAGTGCAGCCAATGGTGTTGAAAGGCACGGAGAGATTGAGGAGAGCCAacaggggtctctctctctctctctccaggcaggGTGACCAAGGGTTTTCCAGTGCCATAACCAGGCCTGAAGCCGGATTGAAAAAGGCCTAGATAATCTGCTTCATCTAGGCATGTTTGCAGTTGGTCAGCCACCACCCTTTCAGCTACGGAATTATCTGTGTCTCTGACCTCACTGTTTGCAATACAAGCACACCTAAGCACACATGGGTAGCTCAGGATTGCACTCAATGCAACCGGGTGCAGTGGATTTCAATCCACAATAGTTTGTGCCATGGTATATTTATTGGTCTTTAACACATCACATGATCTTTGCTGGTTTTGCCACAGGAGAATAACATGGTTGGCCATCTGGATATAATATTATCACACCAAGAAAGAGGTGCATGTTGGTCTCCATGTGTTGTTGAACTAAATCTCCCCTCATTCCTGGCACTGGCTTGAtgtggctagggctgatgggagtctagtaatctggaaggccacaggttccccactccttcttTACTCTCTTactgttgattattattattattattattattattattattattattattattattactcagtgcttttttctgggggggatgcaggggtatgcatacccctaaacattttgtgaatctttgtacttttgtccatttactgtatttacttttcccgatttgaactataaaatggttattttcttgagtcaaaatgagagtaccactaaGCATTTTGTTTAGAAAAAAGGACTATTACTTATTACTAAATACAACATAATAATTCCTAGATAAAGCGCAAGGTCTTTCTGTTCCTGCACCCccagacaaaaatatatatatttaatttttaaaagggaactcagttcccccGAGTTCCTTTTCAAAACgccgaatgtggccctccagaggttgacTAGACTCCAGCTGCCAGCATCCCCGGCAATCAACCTAGGCTGGCtggcatggatgatgggagctggagtccaagcaGGCGCCGGCGGCCGCAGGTTCCCCAACTCCGGCCTGTCACAATGAACTacgtttcccaggattcttgtggggGGTGTCGGGAAAGGGAAAGCCAAGTGGAAAGGAGACGAGGCCTTTTTTGTGGAGagtgtgaagagagagagagagagagagagagagagagagagagagaatgggggagGACTCGGTTTCCCATGGCGCATCGCGCCTCCGGACCGGAAGCGGCTCCTCCTCGGGCGGCGCCTTAAAGCGGAAGCGTCGTGCCGGGGCGGGGCTGCAGTTCCTTTTGGGCCTCGCTTGACGCGCAGACTGAGTCGGAGCCGCCGCCTCGGAGAAGGAAGTAGCAGTCGCCGCCGACGCCGCAACAGCAGCCGCTCCGAGCGCGAAGAGCACCGCCGACGCCGCGCacaccttctctccctccttcacCTTCCCCTTCGTCGCCTGCAGCACCATGGTAAGACCCGGCGCGGCCCCTCGCCTCCACTGCCCCCCCACCGCCCGCCCCACACACCGGGCCGCCATCTTGTCTCCCGGCCGCCATTTTGAGGGGGGCTCTCGGGGGCCCCTTTCCCCCTACCCCATCTGGCTTTGGCGGTGAAGGTGCCTCTTTGGCTCTTATGTAGCGGCCCCCCCCACCGCCTATCCCCTCGccgtcctcccccccccgtcgCATTCTGGCAATCACATGGCCAGTCACATGGGGAGGAGCTATTTTCTGtagtgggagggggaagggaacccCCTCATCCTCCCAacctcctcaccccccccaccaCGCCCGACCTATATATCACCCTTCTTACGGGGTGTGATGCTGGATGCAATcctattttttcccttttactcccccccccattttgtagAGCTGGATGGGAGAGGGTAGAACCCAGGAGCCCCATAAGTGTGGGGTGGCCTAATGCCTTCCGAACCGGCATTGCCCTTTCTTGCTTCTTAATTTGAAAGACCTGCGCAGAGGGAACTCGCTGTCCTCTTCCTTTCCCGGACGTCTGTTCTTTCCCTGCCGCCTCcgtccctccctcttcctctcttttccccaaTAGCTTCTCTCTACAGAGATGCAGGTTAAGAGGGATATATAGAGGAGCCTGTTGTGTGTAGGTCCCGGCGCGGGGAGTGGGGAGCCAAGACTTTCACGTGGCTGTGGCATTGCAGCActtttatcccccaccccacccaaaatacCTGGATAAAACTATTTGTCCCCTCGCCAAAGAGCAGGTTCTAAATGCTGGCTGAATGTGGCACCTCTCCTAAAATGTCTATCAAATGACACTCTCAGGCTTGTGGTTTATATCCTTCCTGCAGCAAGAGCTGGTCTGCCAAGAGACTCCTTAATAGTGCTGGCGAGAAATTCCTGGGCTCTTGATCCTCTCacatttttctcctcccctccacctTGCCAAAATTGCTCTCTACTGCTGGTTTTAAAAACGCACCCCCTTCTTCACTTCCCGAACTCTGAACTGGACGGGCTGTTTCCCTTGCCCGGgatttacacccccccccaaaaaagagatcCTGTGCTGTTTcccagcttctgctggtgacaaTAGATCTCTCCCCCTCTCAAGAAAAACCACAGTCCTGAGCACGCACCTCCTGATTGCTGCCACTtaaccttctctccccccccccatcccctgcaaCACAAGTCTACTTCCTTTTCTGGTGCTGGAGGCAGGAGGCCAAGCACCTCCCTCCAGACTGGCGGCTTTGGGGCACCTGCTGTCTCTGCTTTTGCATTCTGTGCTTTTCCCACCCCAGAAAGCTAGTGCCAGATTCCCAGCATCTCTTCTCCTGGGGGCAGGCATGGAACCCAGgagattttttcttctttaagaaAACATTCCCTAGTTGGTTTATTTCCAATTCTGGCTGTTAAATCACCAGTACATACCACTCCCAATCCTGCCTTCCGTCATCATCCTAACCTTAACCTGAATCCATTTCCTTCTATCTCTTTATTTTAGCGATGGGGATTTCTGACTCTGTTTAAAAGGTCAATTGGAGGGGtccctctttgtgtgtgtgtgtgtgagagagaggtctGTCGCAAATTCACTGTCTAGTCATAGTCATTTGAAGTAGTCCttgtaaaaaaaagttttatgtgGCTTAACTCCAGATGACTCTGCGTTGGAGTCAGTTTCTCCACAGAACCTGCTCTGGGAAAGGCATCTAGGTTTAGGCTCTGGGATCTTGTCCATAACTGCCTGGCCTCAGTAGCCAGCCAAAATTTGTGGTTGCCTTAAACCTTTTCCTCTTCATTTCCTGTAGGGATGGGGAGTTTGAGGCTTCTCTCTATTGCACTGAGCTTAGGATGTGCTTTGAAGTTGCCTCCACAGCGCAAGATCAGGGATAAAATCTCTGCTCCCCAGTTCTGAGCTCAGGAAGAGGGTGGGGGCTGGTCTGTGTCATGCTCTACTTCTGAAGCACTCAGAATGGGGGGGCAGTGATTGCTCATGCTTTACAGAGTTTGAAAGGATTCTTCCTTATGGCAAGTGAGTTTGTGGATCCATTTTTGAGCCCTTGCTAATTAGCATTGGTGAATGTAAGAGTTCTTCTGGATCAGCCTGGATGTCATTCTGGGGACACcggcatatttctgcattgcagagggttagactatatagtcctcagggtcccttccaaatcagagtccaggggtcagcaaactttttcagcagggggccggtccactgtccctcagaccttgtgggggaccggactatatttttttttggggggaacgaatgaattcctatttccccacaaataacccagagatgcattttaaataaaaggacacgttctactcatgtaaaaacatgctgattcccagaccgcccgcgggccggatttagaaggcaattgggtcacatccggcccccgggccttaatttggggacccctggatcagaccaaaggccccgTCACCCCAGCATCCTGTTATTCCACAGTTGCTACTTGCCAAGCAGGCCATGAGGGCAACCTGGCATTTCTCTCCAGCTACTGATATTCAGGCACAGTTGCACCTCTGAACATGGGCGGGTCCACATAGTCATCATGTGTGGGAAGCTAGTAATCTTGTCTAatccctttcaaagccatctgggCTAGTGCACATCACCACATCAAGTGGCAGCGAATTCTGTAAATGAATTATGCACCACACGAATAAGTATTTTCTTTATCCGTCCTGATTATCCTGCCATCTGGTTCATTGGATAACCCAGAGATCCAGTACTATGGAAGTGGGAGGGAATGCATCTTACTCTCTCTCCCACATGTGGAGGCTTTGGTGTGGCTATTGGCTGactcctttcctttctccctccctccctccctgggcagGCATCTGGCGTAGCCGTCTCCGATGGAGTTATCAAGGTCTTCAATGACATGAAGGTGCGCAAAGCATCCACCCCGGAAGAGGTGAAGAAGCGCAAGAAAGCTGTGCTCTTCTGCTTGAGCGAAGATAAGAAGAACATAATCCTGGAAGAGGGGAAGGAGATCCTGGTGGGGGATGTGGGGGACACCATTGATGACCCCTACCTCCACTTCGTCAAGATGCTGCCAGACCGTGACTGCCGCTATGCCCTTTACGATGCCACCTATGAGacaaaggaaagcaaaaaggAGGACCTTGTCTTCATCTTCTGGTGAGGACTCcctcctcaaaacaaaacaaactaaagCCCACTCTGGGGCTATTGCCAGGCCACCctttatcccctcccccccagccccccccttcCCGTACTTGGGGAATCATGTTGAAGAGTAGTTCCTTTGGCCAGAAAAACGCTACCAAGCAAATGTGATCAGAGCAAAGGGTCTGGTGTGTTTGGAACCCTTTGTTGGAGGCTACTTGCCTGGGTGACAGAAAAGCCTGGCTACTTTTTCTGAGCTGGACACTGGATTCTATCTGCTCcagccacccccctcccccagatctCATGAAAAGGTCTATTCAGGACCTGTCTTGCCACACTCCTTCCCGGGTGTCAAACCAAGGGCTGTTGAGAACAACCCGCTGGAGAAGATAGCAAGTGACTGAGCTTGGCTGAGGGCTCTAGGATTTTCATGGCAGAACACGAGGATTTCACTCTGGGCACCTTAGTTCTCTTCAGAGTTGACAATGGGGGCAGAGCTGCTTTGATGTGGCTTGCCTGGAAATCCTAGGAGTAGGGATAGATCACTGCCTCAGGCACCTTCCTGGCTTCCTGGCACTGTTGGCATGATAAATGTGGGGTTAAAGTCAGGGAAGCATTCCTCCACCTCACATATATGCACCCCCCTCCCATATACCTGGGATACAGAGAATAGAAATCTGTTCCCAAGCAGTTCAGTTTGTGCCAATATCAAATTGTGGCATGGCAACAGCACAACTATTTTAAACACCGTGTATATCCCAGgtaagggggtggtggtggtataaaCAACCCAGGAATGAGAGGCAATTGTTGCCCTACACAGTGTGCAGGGAAATTTGGGCTGCCCTGTTGTAGTCTtcattttaaaaggctgtaggTCATGGAATCTGTAGCACAGAACTGGGGAACCCTGGGCCCTCATGATGTTCCTGGGCTCAACTCATCCCtcacccattggccatgctggctgagactgaaggcagtccaacatcatctggaggaccataagtcccccccaccctctgttccAGCAGGTGAGGGGGGAAGTATCTTTGTCCCAGGATTCCGTTTGAGGAAGTGACTCCCATTAGGCAGATGGATGACGTGGCTGCTGCTATACCCTCAGGCACCTTCCTTCTCTATCTTTCTCCGCTCCTTGAGCTGTTTCCACCCTGTTCAGACTAAGAAGGGAGGATATATATTTGTTATTCccatgggggttggggctggtcACACTCCTGGTGTTGAGGTTGCTGTTTTGTCTCCCTGCAGGGCGCCTGAGTGTGCCCCCCTGAAGAGCAAGATGATCTATGCCAGTTCTAAGGATGCCATCAAGAAAAAATTCACAGGTGAGAGCTGGTGCGGTTGCCTCTTTCACACCAGGGGGATAGGAGTTGGGGACTGGTCTGctgggggaagggctgtagctcagcagtagagcacatgCCTCTTACGCAGATGGCCCCACGCTggatccctggcatctgcaggtacaGCTGGGAGGGGAGCAGTGTCTGAAATATTggagagctgccagtcagtgaagccAATATTGAGTTAGTCTGACCCTGCATATGGCAGCTTCCTCCTAGGCCAGTCTGTGTCTTGGTTTTGAAGCTGATGCTCACCTCAGAAGCATGTGATACGCTCAAGCTGCTCACTGACCGCTGTCGATTTGCATACTGTGCATCTCCATCACTTAAGAGAACCAGCCCTTGGCTTAGTCAGCAGTACAAGAGATGCTTTGAACTCCCAAGTAATTACTGTCAGTGTTAGCGATTAATTTTGCAAGATGCTTTTGTCTTGTGCTTGCCTCTCCGCAACCATCTTGGAGGGGCAGAAACTGGCCTTGCGAGAAGCAAATTGACGCTGGCCACTGCTTTCCTGTGCCATGCTCCTATCTGCAATAAGGctcccccctctcccaaaatGGAGAGAAGGCCTTCACATGATCAGAAGTGGCAAATGGTAGGGCCCAAAGTTTAAGGCTTGGTAGTGCTGTGCTCAGAGGCTCATAGAGCAGGGATAGTCAGACTATGGCCCCCAgaatatgttgctggactcctatcagccccagccagcatagttgGGTATGCTGGGAGTTTTCCAGGAACAGGTTCCACCCTTCATTTAGAGGTTTGAGCCTCCCCAGCAATATTTCAGTTATATCATTGTGGGTTGGCtatgttgaaatcaatgggacagaTTTAGACATTGATTCAGCAATAGGCATTTTTGAAATGCCCTTAAAGTGGCTGTTAACAATGTAGTGGtgaaatattaatttaataataatttattatttataccccacccatctggctgggtttccccagccactctgggcaactcccaaccaaatactaaaaacatgatacagcattaaacattaaaaacttccctaaacagggctgcctttgcttCCTGAATAAACAGTTGATTGGGCTCAAACTCTACTTTTGGTCCCTTCCATGTTGCCTTCTCATTCATCTTCACTCTCATTGTCTGAAAACAGCATGCTAATTCCCACAACTACCTCCCAACTTTGTACCGGCAACAGGCCCACACTTACCTCCACCTGAGATTGACTTGACCGCTCTCCCCAGTCTgaccccccctccctgcatctgAATAGCAGCTAGCAGGCTGAATGACTTTTCAGATGCTGCAAATGGAGTGTTGAGCCAAGGAAGTCCATCTCTTAAGTTTCTTGGACAGCCTTCACTAGCGTCCCACAGACATTTCAGGATTCtagctctcaccagccccagcttGCATGGCTGGTTCTGGAGGGGGTACCATTGGTGGAGGCTGTtcttgggagctgctgccagtgactTTGGCCGTTCAAATTGCCAGTGCAATTTGTGGCTGCTACAAATTGCCGAGGTGGTGGGGTTGTTGAGACCGGGGAGCTGTGGTGGTGGACCAAATACAGAGATTGGAATTAAAGGGGTGGATAGCTGCTGTTCTGCAGGTCTAACACCTTCCTAGccacagagtgtgtgtgtggggggggaaggcaTTGTTGTTCTTCAGCCTTTGTTCTATCTCTAGTAGCTGCTAGTGGGGAAGGGGTAGTGTTTTCTCTGATCTGGGGATTGGTCTGTTGAATTGGCTGGGCAGGAGTACATGATGGAGGTCAGCAAGAGCCACTCACATCCCCACCTCTTCCCTTGCAGGGATCAAGCACGAGGTGCAAGCAAACTGCTACGAGGAAGTGAAGGATCGCTGCACCCTTGCGGAGAAATTGGGCGGCAGTGCCGTCATCAGCTTGGAGGGCAAGCCCTTgtgagccaccccctcccccgtcGTGCCAGCGTCTTCGGAGCTTCCATATTATTGGCCCTGTGctatcattttttggggggttcggTGGGTGGGATGTGGGGTGGGTTCTCCGTTTTAGTTAGGTTCCGGTTTTCTGCCTTCTCACCTTTTTACCCCCTCTGGTGCTCCCTTCTCATGAAAGCAGCTGCATCCCAACCTTGCGGCTGCTGTTAAAACTTGCCAAACCAGCTACAGCTCCTTCTCCCTGTTCCCCGGGCCCCTAAACCTTCCTctatccttcctccccccccccaaagcctagACTCTTAAGGTGGCATTCCTTTGAGGCCCCACTTCTTGGCTGCTTCCTTCACCCCATGGGACCATTGGTTTCCTCCATTCCAGCTTTGGGACCACTCTCAAGCAGGATTCCACTCCTGGCCAAGGCTTGAATATGGTGTGGGAGGGAGGGCAAAAGGAAGGGGGCACCTAAAGGCAGGGGTCTCCAGGGCCCCTCATTCCAAAATTAGTCCATCATTCCCAGTGTgtaaatttttctttctttttttttggtctctgtatgtgtgtttttggAAAACAAATGTGGAATGGCAGCTGTGTTCCCGGCCCCCCCTCCCAGTGACCCACAACCCCTCCCTCTTTACCGCCATAGTGGCTTTGTGCTTGTCCGTAGTACTGTGTATAAATGAGATATTGTGGAGAAAGTTGCACCCATCTCAATGTTGGGGGGTGGAATTAACAAAATATGGAAGCAGCACCAATGAtcttcaataaaaaaattaaataatgctACCTCCTGGGTGTGtctgtctctttcccccttttctttcttactCACCTGAGCCTTGGGGGTTAAGCACAGGGCTGTGTGTATTTGGTGTTAAAACTTTCCTAATTCTCTGCCAAGAAAAGCAACCCATTCAACCTGTGAGTTGCGCCAGGTCACTAAATCTGCTAGTTGTTGTTCTGACAATATTCTACCTCTGCCAGGAGAACAGACAgaatccccccctccttcccccccccacatcggTACTAGAAACCTTCAACCACCTGTTTGCTTCCAGCATGAACCAGGTGATgcccacattttaaataaaacccgATGATCATGAATCTAGAACAAACACAGCCCCGGCTTAAAGGTTCTGTCTCATCTAAGACTCCTAAAGCAGAATGGATGGAACATAGTCTTTCCCTCCAAAGTCTCTCTTGAGGAAATGGAGAAAATTTAATGGAGGAAATGTTCACCTCTCCTTGTGACTTGCCTCTTAAAAAGTTAATAGCTTACCAAGCACTGCTGGGGAAACTTTCAGTAGTTAAACCTCTTTGTAACCTTCAAAATATGCTCTTTCACATTTCGCAGAACTTCTTGCCTGTTGgaagtcatgtgtgtgtgtgtgtgtattgcacaAAAGCTGAATAGAAAAACTGGCACTTATTCATTTATAACCCAGGCCTATCATAGAAGGCTTTTGAAATAGTCTGATGCCTGTAGGGTGTGGTGATAGCACACAAGAGCtttgtgcttttcttttgctGGGTTAAGTCTGATGCAGAAATGATAACGTCAGGAAGGTGCTATTGGTACTTCACGGAGGAAAGTGAATTATATAGGCCCCAAACCCAAGTTACAAGAAGGGGTTTTGCCTAAACTTGGGGAAGAACTTGCAGAGGGTATTACGTAgttatttgtggggaggggagattgcATTGGGAGATGGGCTGTTTGCTTACAGTGTTTTAAAGCAGAGTCTACATATTCACCTGCTACAAACACTACCGTAGGAACAGATCGCATCCATTGTCAACCAGTTATGCTCCCTTTCAGATCACTTTCAACTCCTTTTGGTAATCAGATTTGTATGAAGCGGATTGTCTAAATTTGTGGCTTGGCCCCAGGCtgatattttttattctttttgattGGTAGATCATCaaactcttaatctcggggtcgtgggttcaagtcgcttgttaggcaaaagattcctgcattacgggggctggactagatgatgcagggaaaggtaaaggggcccctgaccactaggtcaagtcgtgaccgactc encodes:
- the CFL1 gene encoding cofilin-1 — encoded protein: MASGVAVSDGVIKVFNDMKVRKASTPEEVKKRKKAVLFCLSEDKKNIILEEGKEILVGDVGDTIDDPYLHFVKMLPDRDCRYALYDATYETKESKKEDLVFIFWAPECAPLKSKMIYASSKDAIKKKFTGIKHEVQANCYEEVKDRCTLAEKLGGSAVISLEGKPL